The Vibrio orientalis CIP 102891 = ATCC 33934 genome window below encodes:
- a CDS encoding glycosyltransferase family 25 protein gives MIKTFIIHVSKGYEERRKHIDSHLPSRGINEYEYMLRGDIDDLSDAVRHEFFGSKLSLAEKSCFYKHYLVMKEAVERNIEQVLVLEDDALLVDSFTQDFSLILSELEGRSNYFANIEEASNSVPLSVRKSNQCLYPCKVNKLCGGYVFDLVFAKKMVEYIESQQIDTPIDGLIGDKIDELQFNLYWVHPPVVKQGSKVGMFESQLSGRTSGIYATVRSWFKEGYRTHIRSHVSKKQKALFENVTKY, from the coding sequence GTGATCAAAACATTCATCATTCACGTCAGCAAAGGCTATGAAGAACGACGTAAGCATATTGATAGTCATCTTCCTTCTCGAGGTATCAATGAGTATGAGTATATGCTTCGAGGTGATATCGATGATCTGAGTGATGCTGTACGTCATGAATTCTTTGGTTCGAAGCTCTCTTTGGCTGAAAAATCTTGTTTCTATAAGCATTATCTTGTGATGAAAGAAGCGGTTGAACGAAACATAGAACAAGTCTTAGTGTTAGAAGATGACGCGTTACTGGTTGATAGTTTCACTCAAGACTTTTCCCTCATTTTGTCAGAGTTAGAAGGTAGGAGTAATTATTTCGCTAATATTGAGGAAGCATCTAACTCGGTACCGCTAAGTGTAAGAAAATCAAACCAATGCTTATACCCTTGTAAGGTGAACAAGCTATGCGGAGGCTATGTTTTTGATTTAGTCTTTGCGAAAAAAATGGTCGAATACATCGAATCTCAACAGATTGATACGCCAATCGATGGCTTAATTGGCGATAAGATTGATGAACTTCAATTTAACCTGTATTGGGTACACCCTCCTGTAGTGAAGCAGGGTAGTAAAGTTGGTATGTTTGAAAGTCAATTGAGTGGGCGTACTTCAGGTATATACGCAACGGTTAGAAGTTGGTTTAAAGAAGGCTATCGAACACATATTCGAAGCCATGTAAGTAAAAAGCAAAAAGCTCTATTTGAAAACGTAACGAAGTACTGA
- the waaA gene encoding lipid IV(A) 3-deoxy-D-manno-octulosonic acid transferase, with protein MTVLVRLAYTLLLACVSPLLLWGLYRSKPNKPKFGQRWKEHFGFTPKLDTQKKGVIWVHAVSVGEVLASKGLVNRLAEQYPGKQLLVTTTTSTGAEQVSKLGNHTTHRYMPIDFSWCVRKFLNAIKPEAMLIIETELWPNTIHTVASHNVPMVLVNGRLSQKSFSNYRKLSLLITPILQKLSIIMTVHGDDAERFRQLGISSNKVIDTGSIKYDVTVDEEAYHQGQELKLQFGDNRKVLVAASTHLGEDEQILSAFKSAKLEHPELLLVLVPRHPERFDSVAELVKNQQLSLVRRSSGSLERLPEGTDVYLGDTMGEMIKFLAASELVFMGGSLIGDKVGGHNFIEPAMLSKLTITGPSYYNFADLAQKLVAEGALEVVEDEEQLSSKVIECLSSPKKLEQGGRAALSIVEQNQGALQRSVDIINRVIESS; from the coding sequence ATGACAGTATTGGTTCGCTTAGCTTATACCTTGTTACTAGCATGTGTTAGCCCTTTGCTGCTTTGGGGGCTTTATCGTTCAAAGCCTAATAAACCCAAGTTTGGGCAGCGATGGAAAGAGCATTTTGGTTTTACACCTAAGCTTGATACTCAGAAAAAAGGTGTAATTTGGGTTCATGCTGTTTCTGTCGGGGAGGTTCTGGCGAGTAAGGGGCTAGTTAATCGCTTAGCAGAGCAATACCCGGGGAAGCAGCTACTTGTTACTACGACAACCAGTACTGGCGCTGAGCAAGTATCTAAATTGGGTAATCATACTACTCATCGCTATATGCCTATAGACTTCTCTTGGTGTGTACGAAAGTTTCTTAACGCTATTAAGCCTGAAGCAATGCTCATTATTGAAACAGAGCTATGGCCTAACACCATACATACAGTCGCTTCGCACAATGTACCTATGGTGCTTGTGAATGGGCGCCTATCTCAAAAGTCATTTTCAAACTATCGAAAGCTTAGCCTGCTGATAACACCAATATTGCAGAAATTGTCGATAATAATGACAGTGCACGGTGATGATGCTGAGCGCTTTCGACAATTAGGAATCAGTAGTAATAAGGTTATTGATACTGGTTCGATTAAGTATGATGTGACAGTTGACGAAGAGGCATACCACCAAGGCCAAGAGCTAAAGCTTCAATTTGGAGATAACCGCAAGGTCTTGGTTGCAGCAAGCACGCACCTCGGTGAAGATGAACAAATCCTTTCTGCTTTTAAATCTGCAAAATTGGAACATCCAGAATTACTACTTGTACTGGTTCCACGCCATCCTGAGCGTTTTGACTCTGTAGCTGAACTAGTAAAAAATCAGCAGTTATCTTTGGTTCGGCGAAGTAGCGGAAGCTTAGAGCGATTACCTGAAGGTACAGATGTCTATTTGGGTGATACTATGGGGGAAATGATCAAGTTTCTTGCCGCAAGCGAGCTTGTTTTTATGGGCGGCAGCCTGATCGGAGATAAGGTGGGTGGGCATAACTTTATCGAGCCCGCTATGCTCTCTAAGCTGACGATTACTGGGCCAAGTTATTATAACTTTGCTGACCTCGCTCAGAAGCTTGTCGCCGAAGGAGCTTTAGAAGTCGTCGAGGATGAAGAGCAATTATCCAGCAAGGTTATTGAATGCTTATCGTCACCTAAAAAGTTAGAACAAGGTGGTAGAGCTGCTTTATCCATTGTAGAGCAAAACCAAGGTGCGCTTCAGCGTAGTGTCGATATTATCAACAGAGTTATAGAGAGTTCTTAG
- the waaF gene encoding lipopolysaccharide heptosyltransferase II, with protein sequence MEKILIVGPSWVGDMVMSQGLYIELKKQYPDSQIDVLAPAWCKAILERMPQVDKALEMPLGHGQFDLKTRYQMGKRLRSPNYTQAYVLPNSAKSALIPFFAKIPQRVGWKGEMRFGLLNDIRTNKKSFQYMLERYVALAHSKSAMTGSGCLGELKDLPYPALSLQAETQQAAMQQFELTEGRPILGLCPGAEFGPAKRWPEEHFARVASEMISKGYQVWLFGSAKDREVTSAIIEQVASENQQHCYNLAGSTSLVQAVDLIGACQTVVSNDSGLMHVAAAVGCNVVAVYGSSSPKYTPPLTDKLAILNTDIECRPCFERTCPKQHLKCLQELMPEKVIEAITKLDALVVG encoded by the coding sequence ATGGAAAAAATTCTAATCGTAGGCCCTTCTTGGGTTGGTGATATGGTCATGTCTCAGGGCCTGTATATTGAGCTTAAAAAGCAGTATCCAGACTCACAGATCGACGTGCTAGCACCAGCATGGTGTAAAGCCATTCTTGAGAGAATGCCACAAGTTGATAAAGCACTAGAGATGCCGCTTGGTCATGGACAATTTGACCTTAAAACTCGTTACCAAATGGGTAAGCGATTAAGAAGTCCAAACTACACTCAAGCTTATGTATTGCCTAATTCAGCTAAGTCAGCACTGATCCCATTTTTCGCTAAAATTCCTCAACGAGTTGGCTGGAAAGGGGAAATGCGTTTTGGTCTTCTCAATGATATTCGCACCAATAAAAAGTCGTTCCAATATATGCTAGAGCGCTATGTTGCTTTAGCTCACTCAAAATCTGCGATGACAGGCAGTGGGTGTTTAGGTGAGTTGAAAGATTTGCCGTATCCAGCTTTAAGTTTACAGGCAGAAACTCAGCAAGCAGCAATGCAGCAGTTTGAGCTTACTGAAGGGCGTCCGATTCTTGGTTTATGTCCAGGAGCTGAGTTTGGGCCAGCTAAGCGTTGGCCAGAGGAGCACTTTGCTCGTGTGGCCTCAGAGATGATTAGTAAGGGCTACCAAGTCTGGCTATTCGGCTCAGCAAAGGATCGTGAAGTGACTTCTGCCATTATCGAACAGGTCGCTTCTGAGAACCAGCAACATTGCTATAACCTAGCGGGTAGTACTTCTTTAGTTCAAGCTGTTGATTTGATTGGGGCATGTCAAACAGTTGTGAGTAATGACTCTGGACTAATGCATGTAGCCGCTGCGGTTGGCTGTAATGTAGTCGCGGTATATGGTTCAAGCTCCCCGAAATATACCCCGCCACTCACTGACAAACTGGCTATTCTAAATACAGATATAGAATGTCGTCCTTGTTTTGAACGTACTTGTCCTAAGCAGCACCTTAAATGCTTACAAGAACTTATGCCAGAGAAGGTTATTGAGGCAATTACAAAACTTGATGCGTTGGTAGTGGGTTAA